One genomic region from Cardiocondyla obscurior isolate alpha-2009 linkage group LG19, Cobs3.1, whole genome shotgun sequence encodes:
- the Rtcb gene encoding RNA-splicing ligase RtcB homolog, producing the protein MVVRPYQDELKYLEKINDYCWRIKKDFQPNMKVEGVFYVNKTLERLMFDELRNACRPGAVGGFLPGMKQIANVAALPGIVWRSVGLPDVHSGYGFAIGNMAAFDINDPKSIVSPGGVGFDINCGVRLLRTNLFESDVLPVKEQLAQSMFDHIPVGVGSKGIIPMNARDLEEALEMGMDWSLREGYIWAEDKEHCEEYGRMLNADPSKVSMRAKKRGLPQLGTLGAGNHYAEIQVVDEIYDKWAACKMGIEEKGQVCVMIHSGSRGFGHQVATDALVQMEKAMKRDNIETNDRQLACAHIKSQEGQDYLKAMAAAANFAWVNRSSMTFLSRQAFAKQFNSSPDDLDMHVIYDVSHNIAKIEEHIVEGKQKTLLVHRKGSTRAFPPHHPLIPVDYQLTGQPVLIGGTMGTCSYVLTGTEQGMKETFGSTCHGAGRALSRAKSRRNLDYMQVLQKLEHLGISIRVASPKLVMEEAPESYKNVTDVVDTCHAAGISKKCIKLRPIAVIKG; encoded by the exons atggTTGTGAGGCCGTATCAAGATGAGTTGAAGtatttggaaaaaattaatgactattGTTGGAGAATTAAGAAAGATTTTCAACCTAATATGAAG gtTGAAGGAGTATTTTATGTGAATAAAACGTTGGAACGTTTAATGTTTGATGAATTACGCAATGCATGTCGACCAGGTGCAGTTGGAGGTTTCCTTCCTGGTATGAAACAAATTGCTAATGTTGCAGCTCTGCCTGGTATTGTATGGAGATCTGTTGGGTTACCAGATGTACATTCTGGATATGGCTTTGCCATTG GTAATATGGCAGCATTTGACATAAATGATCCAAAGTCAATTGTATCACCTGGTGGTGTAGGCTTTGATATCAACTGTGGAGTTCGTCTATTGcgaacaaatttatttgaaagtgATGTCTTACcagtaaaa GAACAACTTGCACAAAGTATGTTTGATCATATTCCAGTTGGAGTTGGATCTAAAGGAATTATACCAATGAATGCAAGAGATTTAGAAGAAGCTTTAGAAATGGGAATGGATTGGTCTTTAAGGgaag GTTACATTTGGGCTGAAGACAAGGAACATTGTGAAGAATATGGAAGAATGCTTAATGCTGATCCATCAAAAGTATCAATGAGAGCTAAGAAACGTGGACTTCCTCAA ttAGGCACTTTAGGAGCTGGAAACCATTATGCAGAGATTCAAGTTGTGGATGAAATATATGATAAATGGGCAGCCTGTAAGATGGGAATTGAAGAAAAAGGACAAGTTTGTGTTATGATCCATTCAGGGAGTAGAGGATTTGGTCATCAAGTTGCTACag aTGCACTTGTGCAAATGGAAAAAGCTATGAAGCGTGATAATATTGAAACCAATGATAGACAGCTTGCATGTGCTCACATTAAATCTCAAGAGGGtcaagattatttaaaagcaATGGCAGCTGCTGCTAACTTTGCTTGGGTTAATAGAAGTTCTATGACATTTCTCAGCCGACAG gCGTTTGCAAAACAATTCAATTCATCTCCTGATGACTTAGATATGCACGTTATTTATGACGTTTCTcataatattgcaaaaatagaAGAACATATAGTTGAAGGAAAACAAAAGACACTTTTAGTTCACAGAAAG GGATCAACAAGAGCCTTTCCACCGCATCATCCCTTGATTCCTGTAGATTATCAGTTAACAGGCCAACCAGTTTTAATCGGTGGCACAATGGGTACGTGTAGTTATGTTTTGACTGGTACAGAACAGGGTATGAAAGAAACATTTGGATCAACATGTCATGGTGCc GGTCGTGCTCTCTCAAGAGCAAAGTCACGTAGAAATTTGGATTATATGCaagttttgcaaaaattagAACATTTAGGTATATCCATTCGAGTTGCATCCCCAAAACTAGTCATGGAAGAAGCACCGGAATCGTACAAAAATGTAACAGATGTTGTTGATACTTGTCATGCAGCTggaatttctaaaaaatgtattaaactACGACCAATCGCAGTCATTAAAGGATAA